The genomic window aaaagagagaatatatagaaagagtacAAGGGGTGTAGTATAGTTTCAGCCAATGAGAAAGAGAGTACATCATATAGATCATGGTATAGGAATgtgatacatatagaaaaacaagtctaaatatggtcatcTATTGGTCAGGTACCCATGAGGTCCCTTAAAATCCCAAGGACCTTCTCCTATTCTGGTGATGCAGAAAAGCAGGGACCATTCCCTGTTTCACATTCACTCCTAGTAGAGCCTTATATGGAAATGGTTCTGGTACATAGAAAACCATATGTTAAAACATAGTATACAACtttgacagaggaaaaaaaggAGCCTCAGTCCACATACTTTCAATGCTGAGACCAACATAAAATCTATCAATTGCCCCTTTTGGCAATAAAATTGCCACACCCAAGTCTCAGCATTACTTTTCTCATATCCAAATATAATCACTTTCTTTACTTTCAAAATCATAACATTCTTCAGCAAACATTTCCTTCATTTTCCTTCAAAATTACTAACATTTAAcagttctattcatcaaagcatATTGAGAGGATACAAAGTTGTTCATGGCACGATTAATCAAAGCTCTAATAAATGGAATAATACAACAGATAATAAATGCCATAATTAATAGGATCACACCTATAGGAATCAAAGCAGATACAAACATTTGTTGCCATCCTGTGAGCCATGCTAAGAACCCACTTTGATTATCAGTAACTTCTCGTTCTTGTAATTCTTGAGCAATTCtagtcatattttttaaaccctCTGAAATTAAATGACCATCTGCATCATTCTCAGGGATATAAGTACAACAAGAGGTACCAACAATAACACAAACTCCTCCTCCTGCCGCGGTTAATTGATCTAAAACTAGCCTGTTTTGCAGGGCAGTTAAACGGAGCCCTCGGAGTTCCTGTTGAACACCAGCCAATGTGTCTCTTGTAGTATTGATAAATGAAATTAGCTCATATCTTGTAACCTCAACTTCAATTTGAAGACTAGAGACACCTATTCctggaaacactgcttcaaagaaTCTTTCAGTACCAGTCCAGAGTCGATGTTGCTTTGGTACTGGATTATCTCTACTCAAACTACTAGTTGAACTGCGACCAGAGAGGGAgcgtttctttttctgtttttgttttgtcataaCGTGAGGTTTGTGTGGTCTAATAACCATGGAATATTCttccaaagttactagagcACATCTTCCACTCCAATCTTCTGGAAGAGTAGTGTAGACTTTATGTCCACACAGCCAAAACCAATCTTTGACAGCTCTAGTTCCCCGTGAAGAAGGAGCATATCTGTAGCAATTTTGACCTGGCACAAGTGCACAATATTTAGAACACACATCTTGAATAAAAGGATTAGCCCATCCATAAGCAATCATAGTAGATATAGGATGTGGTGTTCTTTTAGAACACTCAGTCATATTAGCTTTTGGATAATGCAAAATACAACTCATACAACAAGACATATTTTCTATCTCACAATGATGGTATGTTCGATTACATTTACTTTTAGGAATTACCCCCAGTCTCACTGTTCCAGTTTCTCTTTCCATACATAACAGTGAGTCTGGAATAGAGCCAATGGTTGTCACTTTAGCATGTACTTGCGTTGCAAGCATCATTATTCTACTTTTTCCACAACTCCATATTGCACTTTTATTTGGAGCCATCATTCCAGTAATGCTAACAAAAATAGGGCATTCTAATTCTTCTTCTGTCCTTGGTGATTTAACCTCTACATGTGGTCCAGAAGCACTATGTGGCATTTTGGTGCAAACATAACAGTCACCTGTTTTTCCTTCAGATTTGGCAGTGTAGTTGGCTAATCTCCACCACATGTTAGCTGCGAAGGCATGTGGTTCTTCTTCATAATGTACCCAAGTTTCATTACCAGTGCTACCAGCAGCTTGTATgtgaataaacacatttgtcagCACAACCAGGTAAAATGTCAATTTAGCAATCATGGCTAGAGAGCTTCAATGATAATTATTGCTGGTTTTAGATCTCTAGcaatctctttcttcttctcctcgTTGAACGTCTTGGTTCACCTTCCTTCGGATCTTTCCTTGGCTCACTGGCTTCCTTCTCCTCATTGACCAGAACGTTCCCCTGGGATGGAGCTGCTTTCAGTCGACTGGCATGGATCCACTGCGGCTGGAAGTCAGTCAGCACTCCTGTTCTCGTCACAGCAATCACCGTGGCGGGCCCCAGATATTTCGGCTCACCCAGTTTTGTGGGCTTCAGACACTTTATCAGCACCTGTTGTCCTGGAACGAAAGGATGAGTGGGTTTTTCTGCaggaagagggagagagagagacacatcaCCATTGATGCTATTCAAAGTTTTAATTAGGGAATCCACATAATCCGTGATGATCACCTCCGTGTCACCTGTGGAAAAATTGCCAGCGCGACCTCTGACCCATGGGGTCGGGAAAGGTCTACCCATAAGGATTTCAAACGGAGACATCTTTGTTGTTGCTGATGGTGACATTCTAATTTCTGTTAATACGGCAGGCAGCAGATCAACGATCTTTGATAACCCTATTCATGTTCTCAACTTGTCCACTAGATGGAGCATGAAATGGGATATGTAATCTCCAGGTAATATTAAGCTCTTTGGCTAACAACTGCGTGACTTTGGAAGTGAACGGTGTTCCATTATCACTATCAATAACCATTGGTATACCAAAACGCGGTATAATGTCCTTAGCCAGAACTTTAACTACCGTCTGTGCATTTTCTTTTCCACACGGAAAAGCTTCAGGCCATTTAGAAAATCTGTCAACAATCACaagcaaatatttattatttccgcTAGGAGGCATATGCGTAAAATCAATTTGCAAGTGTTGGAATGGTAGCTCAGGATGTGGTAAAGCGTCATGTTTAGTTGCCTTGTGCTTGTTAGTTTGAGCACACACCAGACAAGCATCCAATATCAACAGAGTATTTCTTTGAATATTTGCTATGCAATAAGATCGATTCAACATTTGTATCACTTTCTTTTTTGACACATGTGATACACCATGATAATGTCTACATAGCATAACAATCGCAGATGCAGGTAATGCAAGTCTACCCTGTTTGTCTCTCAAGATTCCAACTTGATCTGGTTTTACTTCATTGTCTGACCAGTAAGTCAAATCAGCTTGCGTAGGGTTagcttgtaatattttaatgtccaAATCATTAGTCaataatgaattcatcataGGCACATCTGTGCCCCTTTCGCTTACATGTGGACTTAACATTACTTCTTTAGCAGCCCATTTCGCTACTTCATCTACAAATCTGTTTCCTTTGGCTTCATCTGTTTCTCCTGACGTATGTCCTGCTACTTTAATAACAGCGAGTTTTGATGGTTGTTGTGCTGCATTAATGAGCTCCGCTACAATACTATGGTGAGCAATTGTCTTTCCATCTGAGGTTTTAAAATTTCTTTCTTCCcacaatttagcaaaatcaTGTACTATGCTATACGCATATTTAGAGTCAGTGTATATATTAACACACTCATCTTTTGCCAATTGACAAGCTCTCGTTAAAGCAATTAATTCTGCAACTTGCGCTGACTTATATGGCAAAGAGTATGCCTCAATTACACGATCAGGTAATTCAACAATAGCATACCCACACAAGTAAACATTATCATTTGGCTTGAAACAGGATCCATCAATATACCAATTCTTCCCCTCCTCCAGGACAGATGTAGAAACATCTGGCCTGCAGGCAGTCGAAATCTGGATTCTGTCCAGGCACTCGTGGTCATCACTCGCAAATTCACCTTGTGTCAGCAACCTGTGCAAATGTACAGTAGGGCCATGAATAACAGAAGTTGGCTTCAAAATCAAATTAGCAGTAGCTAATAATATAGCCTCATAGCCAGAGCGGCGTTGAGCAGTCATATGTTGAGTAGAAATATTACTCATAATGACTCCTACCTGATGAGAGGTATGCACTATCAATTTATGTGATAACACAATTTTTTCAGCATCTTGCACCATGATCGCTGTGGCAGCCACTGCACGCAAACAAGCAGGAAGTCCCCTGGCTACTGAATCAAGAGTTTTAGACAAATAAGCTATGGGACGAAAAGTACCCCCATGTTCCTGGGCCAGGATTGCGGCGGCTGTACCCCAACTTTCATGCACGTATAAGTGAAAGTCTTGAGAGTAATTTGGGAGGCCGAGTGCAGGAGGTTTCATGAGGGAGGATTTCAAATGTCTGAATGCTTGATCCATCTCAGCTGTCCATGTAATGTCCTCTGTGTCCCCCAGAGTAGCAGTTCGTAGGATTTTATCATACATGGAACAGTTGGGCACCCATATTCGGCAATAATTAACCAGTCCCAGGAAGCTTTGCATCTGCTTCCGTGTCGATGGGTGCTTGAAAGTAGCAATAGCTTTCACTCTGTCAGCAGACAATTGCACTTTGCCCTGTGACAGTTTATGTCCAAGGTACTCGACCCTCctctgtacccactgtaattTCTCTCTTGATGCTTTGAAACCAGCCTCTGCCAAAATATTGCAGACAATTTAAGAGGCAGCAGCACACATGTCCTCAGTTGCTCCTGTGATGAGGATGTCATCTGCGTATTGAAGCAGACAGGTGTTTGGAGGAAGTTTGGCATTTTTCAGCGCTGCGTGCACTACAGCAGAGAAAACAGCCGGAGAATCCCTGAACCCTTGTGGGAGT from Megalobrama amblycephala isolate DHTTF-2021 linkage group LG17, ASM1881202v1, whole genome shotgun sequence includes these protein-coding regions:
- the LOC125251087 gene encoding ERV-BabFcenv provirus ancestral Env polyprotein-like isoform X1 — protein: MIAKLTFYLVVLTNVFIHIQAAGSTGNETWVHYEEEPHAFAANMWWRLANYTAKSEGKTGDCYVCTKMPHSASGPHVEVKSPRTEEELECPIFVSITGMMAPNKSAIWSCGKSRIMMLATQVHAKVTTIGSIPDSLLCMERETGTVRLGVIPKSKCNRTYHHCEIENMSCCMSCILHYPKANMTECSKRTPHPISTMIAYGWANPFIQDVCSKYCALVPGQNCYRYAPSSRGTRAVKDWFWLCGHKVYTTLPEDWSGRCALVTLEEYSMVIRPHKPHVMTKQKQKKKRSLSGRSSTSSLSRDNPVPKQHRLWTGTERFFEAVFPGIGVSSLQIEVEVTRYELISFINTTRDTLAGVQQELRGLRLTALQNRLVLDQLTAAGGGVCVIVGTSCCTYIPENDADGHLISEGLKNMTRIAQELQEREVTDNQSGFLAWLTGWQQMFVSALIPIGVILLIMAFIICCIIPFIRALINRAMNNFVSSQYALMNRTVKC